One window of the Trifolium pratense cultivar HEN17-A07 linkage group LG2, ARS_RC_1.1, whole genome shotgun sequence genome contains the following:
- the LOC123911479 gene encoding alpha-ketoglutarate-dependent dioxygenase AlkB homolog, whose amino-acid sequence MNNLVSQSQRSNLAHDPASPKTPISPLVDVDGNKQSLKKNDGEEEVETKMKPFDICTPKQVGNPKQAGNLVTLKPSLFAKNREKRKEMKQQSGKGTELRPGMVLLKGYISLDDQIKIVKACRELGLGQGGFYQPGYEGGTKLHLKMMCLGKNWDPQTSKYGDHRPCDDSVPPKIPDEFLKLVQSAINDSDSVTEPSKSKPFPSISPDICIVNFYAENGRLGLHQDKDESEQSIRDGLPVVSFSIGDTAEFLYGDVNDVDKAKKVLLESGDVLIFGGKSRKVFHGVAAIKKDTAPLRLFEETNMRKPGRLNLTFRRY is encoded by the exons ATGAACAATTTAGTTTCGCAATCGCAACGCTCCAATCTTGCTCATGATCCAGCTTCTCCAAAAACACCGATTTCCCCGCTg GTTGATGTTGATGGAAACAAACAATCTCTGAAGAAAAATGATGGTGAAGAGGAGGTTGAAACTAAAATGAAGCCTTTTGATATTTGCACCCCCAAACAAGTTGGAAATCCCAAACAAGCTGGAAATCTTGTTACATTGAAGCCATCTTTGTTTGcaaaaaacagagaaaaaagGAAGGAAATGAAACAACAAAGCGGCAAAGGAACTGAATTAAGACCTGGGATGGTTCTTTTGAAGGGTTACATTTCATTAGACGATCAAATTAAGATAGTGAAAGCTTGTAGGGAACTAGGGTTAGGCCAAGGAGGATTTTACCAACCTGGTTATGAGGGTGGAACTAAGTTGCATTTGAAAATGATGTGTCTTGGTAAAAATTGGGATCCTCAGACAAGTAAATATGGAGATCATCGACCGTGCGATGATTCTGTTCCGCCGAAAATTCCCGATGAATTTCTGAAATTGGTTCAGTCTGCAATCAATGATTCAGATTCTGTCACTGAACCATCTAAATCCAAACCGTTTCCCTCAATCTCTCCTGACATTTGTATTGTCAATTTTTACGCAGAAAATGGACGGCTTGGTCTTCACCAG GATAAGGATGAAAGTGAACAGAGTATTCGTGACGGATTGCCGGTGGTGTCATTCTCTATTGGAGACACCGCAGAGTTTTTGTATGGTGATGTAAACGATGTTGACAAGGCAAAGAAAGTTCTTTTGGAATCTGGGGATGTTTTGATATTTGGTGGGAAGTCTAGAAAAGTCTTTCATGGTGTTGCTGCTATTAAGAAAGACACTGCACCTCTCCGGTTGTTTGAAGAAACTAATATGCGTAAACCTGGCCGATTGAATCTTACTTTCAGACGGTATTAG